The following are from one region of the Sciurus carolinensis chromosome 5, mSciCar1.2, whole genome shotgun sequence genome:
- the Gja3 gene encoding gap junction alpha-3 protein, translated as MGDWSFLGRLLENAQEHSTVIGKVWLTVLFIFRILVLGAAAEDVWGDEQSDFTCNTQQPGCENVCYDRAFPISHIRFWVLQIIFVSTPTLIYLGHVLHIVRMEEKKKEREEELLRDDAHQGRGQEPLEGAGPQDKTTVRDDRGKVRIAGALLRTYVFNIIFKTLFEVGFIAGQYFLYGFQLQPLYQCDRWPCPNTVDCFISRPTEKTIFIIFMLAVACASLVLNMLEIYHLGWKKFKQGVTDHFGPDTSESRLVAADPLPLTSRPPTVTIGFPPFYSHYASPLGQASEAGYPGAPPPAADFKMVALNESQGKGHPAKLYNNQHLLMTEQNWANQAAEHQTPARKASSAASSPAAPSPAGSNSQRLPPEAGQGGTAPQLLEDRSGSSLEESALAVTPEEEEQALTTTAEMHEPPLLLIDPGRSSKASSGRARPGDLAI; from the coding sequence ATGGGTGATTGGAGCTTTCTGGGGCGACTACTAGAGAACGCACAGGAGCACTCCACAGTCATCGGCAAAGTTTGGCTGACGGTGCTGTTCATCTTCAGAATCCTGGTGCTGGGAGCCGCAGCAGAGGATGTGTGGGGTGATGAGCAGTCGGACTTCACCTGCAACACCCAGCAGCCAGGCTGCGAGAACGTTTGCTACGACAGGGCCTTCCCCATCTCGCACATCCGCTTCTGGGTGCTGCAGATTATCTTCGTGTCCACGCCCACCCTCATCTACCTGGGCCACGTGCTGCACATTGTGCGcatggaagagaagaagaaagagagggaggaggagctgctgAGAGACGACGCGCACCAAGGGCGGGGCCAGGAGCCTCTAGAAGGGGCTGGTCCTCAGGACAAGACTACTGTGCGAGATGACCGAGGCAAGGTGCGCATCGCTGGGGCACTGCTGCGGACCTACGTCTTCAACATCATCTTTAAGACGCTCTTTGAGGTGGGCTTCATCGCTGGGCAGTACTTTCTGTACGGCTTCCAACTGCAGCCTCTGTACCAGTGTGACCGGTGGCCCTGCCCCAACACGGTGGATTGCTTCATCTCCAGGCCCACCGAGAAGACCATCTTCATCATCTTCATGTTGGCAGTGGCTTGTGCCTCTCTCGTGCTCAACATGCTGGAGATTTACCACTTGGGCTGGAAAAAGTTCAAACAAGGAGTGACCGACCATTTCGGCCCAGACACATCCGAATCCAGACTGGTGGCCGCAGACCCATTGCCACTCACTTCCCGCCCACCCACGGTCACTATTGGATTCCCACCTTTCTACTCGCATTATGCCTCTCCCCTGGGACAGGCAAGCGAAGCAGGGTACCCCGGAGCCCCTCCACCAGCAGCAGACTTCAAAATGGTAGCGCTCAATGAGTCACAAGGGAAGGGCCACCCTGCCAAGCTCTACAATAACCAACACCTGCTGATGACAGAGCAGAACTGGGCCAACCAAGCGGCTGAGCATCAAACTCCAGCGCGGAAAGCCTCCTCGGCAGCATCCAGCCCTGCAGCCCCAAGCCCCGCAGGCAGCAACAGCCAGCGGCTCCCACCCgaggctgggcagggaggcaCCGCGCCCCAGCTGCTGGAGGACCGGAGCGGTAGCAGCTTGGAAGAGAGTGCCTTGGCTGTGACACCCGAAGAAGAGGAGCAGGCCTTGACCACCACAGCAGAGATGCATGAGCCTCCCTTGCTCCTCATAGACCCGGGAAGGTCCAGCAAGGCAAGCAGTGGGCGGGCCAGACCAGGTGACTTGGCCATCTAG